A portion of the Lolium rigidum isolate FL_2022 chromosome 1, APGP_CSIRO_Lrig_0.1, whole genome shotgun sequence genome contains these proteins:
- the LOC124651561 gene encoding septin and tuftelin-interacting protein 1 homolog 1-like — protein MALPLLEPCQPMPLPGTLASTSPAVARMLRRWNFKEGSGLGPRGKGIVAPVQAVVQQNQHTGIGYSQKALYDNGLPDKPPVVEEEWRRRCEDLCRALALEVECCEKTIAMLRDMMEDDDSSVEVADALAAIMESKKVFKEERTPGMWKATLPSSTRKYIVEKVIKPAMAAEAQEWKPSWDPDCHHWLRPWIPLIGHLPEDLYDTVESKILSRADECDYHDVVSPWKDYMHPTQWNTFTRRHILPMLTRLVRELMFTPPKQIDPSLQTAMLWAPLVPVQDVVSILEEELFFDRYEDSLRHWMQSGGKPPLSEAVAWCTGWKNLFTPELLAEERVLARLDAVMALVDGEAYLGVGTQKSAQALLVDCMHIA, from the coding sequence ATGGCGTTGCCGCTGCTGGAGCCATGTCAACCAATGCCTCTGCCAGGAACCCTCGCTTCCACTAGTCCGGCGGTGGCGAGGATGCTGCGCCGGTGGAACTTCAAGGAGGGCTCTGGTCTCGGTCCTCGGGGGAAAGGGATCGTCGCCCCCGTGCAGGCCGTAGTACAACAGAACCAGCACACCGGCATAGGCTACAGCCAGAAAGCTTTGTACGATAACGGCCTTCCGGACAAGCCGCCGGTGGTCGAAGAGGAGTGGCGCCGTCGCTGCGAGGATCTCTGCCGGGCCCTGGCGCTCGAAGTGGAGTGCTGCGAGAAGACCATCGCGATGCTGCGCGAcatgatggaagatgacgacagcAGCGTGGAGGTGGCGGACGCGCTGGCGGCGATCATGGAGTCCAAGAAGGTGTTCAAGGAAGAGCGCACGCCAGGGATGTGGAAAGCCACGTTGCCTTCTTCCACGAGGAAGTACATCGTCGAGAAGGTGATCAAGCCGGCGATGGCCGCGGAGGCACAGGAGTGGAAGCCATCGTGGGACCCGGACTGCCACCACTGGCTGCGGCCGTGGATCCCCCTGATCGGCCACTTGCCGGAAGATCTCTACGACACCGTCGAGAGCAAGATCCTCTCCCGCGCCGACGAGTGCGACTACCACGACGTCGTGTCCCCATGGAAAGATTACATGCATCCGACGCAGTGGAACACCTTCACCCGGCGCCACATCCTGCCGATGCTCACCCGTCTTGTGCGGGAGCTGATGTTCACGCCGCCGAAGCAGATCGACCCCTCGTTGCAAACGGCGATGCTATGGGCGCCTCTCGTGCCTGTGCAGGACGTGGTCTCGATCCTTGAAGAGGAGCTGTTCTTCGACAGATACGAAGACTCGCTGCGCCACTGGATGCAGTCCGGCGGCAAGCCGCCCCTCTCGGAGGCCGTCGCGTGGTGCACGGGCTGGAAGAACCTCTTCACGCCGGAGCTGCTCGCCGAGGAACGCGTGCTCGCGCGTCTGGATGCCGTCATGGCCTTGGTCGATGGTGAAGCGTACCTAGGAGTAGGAACGCAGAAGTCTGCGCAGGCTTTGTTGGTAGACTGCATGCATATCGCCTAG